The region acactgactacagtgcagtgggcttaagcttccccagctctaacttgttttgcagtgcagtttctcccatgttcctgtttcatcttgatgccctgggtgacctggtttgtgtcattccctgtctttcaatttctacacttgtgaaatgagtgtccaggtaccccaaaacatgcatttcagcccctacttcccgagctgctcacctgccctctcggttccctgtccaggcacctgcatcctcatgtggtaccgcaggggattgagccataggtcttcacagatgatctgttaggggaaccaggacaggaccgctcagggttcagacaccattcccaagaaggctgggaaccctccctggtcatttctgaattttcgcagtgaggccctacctcagcgatcctgttagatcctgcaaagttgtggtcagaaaaccagttgaagaagaagttaacactgctgttgtggtgcctgcggctataagcctcatgttcataatcctgataccactgaactggagtggaatgagatgccctatatcctgcagggaagaaaagtatacaggaaggggttggagcatgctgacgatgataaacccaacaccttcactacccatcctgggatccacctcctaccggtgacattaatgagatattccttaataatcactttattccgGAAGTACGGGTTGTCCCGAAAGAACAACATGatcttgcagcagtgaatgggatgcctgatttcctccacctgtcatgacaaagtggagaaggctaaaatttcttttcaggtcacctacccttttctgtttgcctgaaagaattgcttctcttatccttccccgctcaaccttccagcctcagtctcactaGTTCTGACCTCCAAGTCGAGCACGTAGCTAAGCAAGTCTTCATCTTCATCGCTGATCATGGCCAACATCTCggggtggttcacaat is a window of Cynocephalus volans isolate mCynVol1 chromosome X, mCynVol1.pri, whole genome shotgun sequence DNA encoding:
- the LOC134368670 gene encoding testis-specific Y-encoded protein 9-like, translating into MPSQTAELGGTPEEASGTGVEAVQESEALAEREAAATGREVALDLFEAVEVVESLEALQLEMEPVNNQARTAFARLRQNLVQRHRTLLGHRRSIIQGIPGFWAKAIVNHPEMLAMISDEDEDLLSYVLDLEVEEIRHPIHCCKIMLFFRDNPYFRNKVIIKEYLINVTGYRASHSTPVQWYQDYEHEAYSRRHHNSSVNFFFNWFSDHNFAGSNRIAEIICEDLWLNPLRYHMRMQVPGQGTERA